Proteins from a genomic interval of Flammeovirgaceae bacterium SG7u.111:
- a CDS encoding carboxyl transferase domain-containing protein, with protein sequence MAILTTKIDTDSEQFTRNADLYENVLEEYRSRLKSVKDRSEEASVKRFVEKGRWTARLRVEYLVDDGSFLELSALAAWDIKKNQFPSAGLVTGIGKINGIDTVIIANDATVKGGTYIAEGIKKHLRALEIALQNKLPCVYLVDSGGVFLPDQADVFADRNHFGRFFYYQSRLSAKKIPQVAVVMGSCTAGGAYVPAMSDEVIMVKNQATVFIGGPPLVKAATGEEVSAEQLGGAEMHTAVSGVADHLAQNDEDALRICQDIFRHIRQKKVKNRLAEYQEPLYDIQELHGLIPDDLRRSYNLKEIIARIVDGSDFQEFKARYGRTLITGFAHIKGISVGIIANNGILFSESALKGAHFVTLCASRKIPIIFLQNIMGFMVGKRYEQGGLAKDGAKMIHAVANAKVPKITLVVGGSFGAGNYAMSGRGYDPNFLFLWPNAKTSVMGGQQAANVLLTIKKEQAQKAGKEVDEEELETLKQKILDKYEQEGSAYFSTARIWDDGIIEPKETRNVIARALEACLHKKIKESKFGVFRM encoded by the coding sequence ATGGCCATACTAACAACCAAGATTGATACGGATTCCGAACAGTTTACAAGGAATGCCGATCTATATGAAAACGTGCTGGAAGAATACCGCAGCCGCCTAAAGTCGGTGAAAGACCGAAGCGAGGAAGCATCCGTAAAGCGATTTGTTGAAAAAGGAAGGTGGACGGCTCGGCTGCGGGTGGAATATTTGGTAGATGACGGCTCGTTTCTGGAGCTTTCTGCCCTAGCGGCTTGGGACATCAAGAAGAACCAATTCCCCTCCGCAGGGTTGGTGACAGGCATAGGAAAAATCAATGGGATAGACACGGTCATCATCGCCAATGATGCCACGGTAAAGGGCGGCACGTACATAGCCGAGGGAATCAAAAAGCATTTGAGGGCATTGGAGATCGCTTTGCAAAACAAGCTCCCTTGCGTGTACTTGGTGGACAGCGGCGGCGTATTCTTACCTGACCAAGCGGATGTCTTCGCTGACCGAAACCATTTCGGACGCTTCTTCTATTACCAATCTCGCCTTTCGGCTAAAAAGATTCCGCAGGTAGCCGTGGTGATGGGTAGCTGCACAGCAGGTGGCGCCTACGTCCCCGCCATGAGCGACGAGGTGATAATGGTCAAAAACCAAGCAACCGTATTTATAGGCGGACCTCCGCTGGTGAAAGCCGCAACGGGCGAAGAAGTGAGCGCTGAGCAACTCGGTGGAGCGGAAATGCACACCGCAGTAAGCGGAGTAGCCGACCACCTCGCCCAAAACGACGAAGATGCTCTCCGAATCTGTCAAGATATTTTCCGTCATATCCGCCAAAAGAAAGTCAAAAACCGATTAGCGGAATACCAAGAACCATTATACGATATTCAGGAGCTCCATGGCCTCATCCCCGACGACCTCCGGAGATCTTACAACCTAAAAGAAATAATCGCCCGCATAGTGGATGGAAGCGATTTCCAAGAATTTAAAGCTCGATACGGGCGCACGCTTATCACAGGTTTTGCCCACATCAAAGGCATTTCAGTCGGCATTATTGCCAATAACGGCATTTTGTTTTCCGAATCTGCCCTCAAAGGAGCACACTTCGTTACCCTTTGCGCATCCCGCAAAATACCCATTATCTTTCTACAAAACATCATGGGTTTTATGGTGGGCAAACGCTACGAACAAGGCGGCTTGGCAAAAGACGGAGCCAAAATGATCCATGCGGTGGCAAACGCCAAAGTCCCCAAAATCACTTTGGTAGTAGGCGGTTCGTTTGGGGCGGGAAATTATGCCATGTCGGGCAGAGGGTACGATCCCAACTTCCTTTTCCTCTGGCCCAATGCAAAAACTTCGGTGATGGGTGGGCAGCAGGCGGCAAACGTCTTACTTACCATCAAAAAAGAACAAGCTCAAAAGGCAGGAAAAGAAGTGGATGAAGAAGAATTAGAAACGTTAAAGCAAAAAATTCTTGATAAATACGAGCAAGAAGGAAGTGCCTATTTCAGCACCGCACGCATCTGGGACGATGGCATCATAGAACCAAAAGAAACCCGAAATGTAATAGCTAGAGCCTTGGAAGCCTGCCTCCACAAAAAGATCAAAGAATCAAAGTTTGGGGTATTCAGAATGTGA
- a CDS encoding DUF1566 domain-containing protein produces MKQSMFLLFFLFSAFFSCENKNTPTPEVTPTPSLTYPIVDTKVTDSYSDFDMIPAPSLGDEFYGQDANHEGYQPSYTDNGNGTITDNVTGLMWEKDMGSKITYDEAFQKAANSTLGGYSDWRVPSIKELYSLIIFTGQVKGAEAIEMFIDTYYFDQALGDLSVREREIDAQTWSSTEYVGRTMGGDETVFGVNFVDGRIKGYPKFKKSTGSANTMYFRLVRGNIEYGKNNYVDNGDGTVSDKATGLMWQKSDDGVSRDWQEALEYCESLELSAYNDWRLPNAKELQSIVDYSKSPQTSNTPSIDAIFSTTEIADPEGNTGQYPFFWTSTTHLDGTNPYASAVYIAFGEGQGQMNGMLMDVHGSGCQRSDPKSGDKNAYPQFFGPQGDVRYVYNFVRAVRDIK; encoded by the coding sequence ATGAAACAATCCATGTTTTTGTTATTCTTTCTATTCTCTGCTTTTTTTTCTTGTGAAAACAAGAATACTCCAACACCAGAAGTTACACCAACCCCAAGTTTAACTTACCCTATAGTTGATACCAAAGTGACAGATTCCTACAGCGATTTTGACATGATCCCTGCTCCGTCGTTGGGGGACGAGTTTTATGGACAAGATGCAAATCATGAAGGCTATCAACCTTCTTATACAGACAATGGAAATGGCACTATAACGGACAATGTAACAGGGTTAATGTGGGAGAAAGATATGGGATCTAAAATAACTTATGACGAAGCATTTCAAAAAGCAGCAAATTCAACATTGGGCGGTTATTCGGATTGGAGAGTCCCAAGTATAAAAGAACTGTATTCTCTCATCATTTTTACCGGTCAGGTGAAAGGTGCCGAAGCGATAGAAATGTTTATCGATACTTATTATTTTGACCAAGCATTAGGAGACCTATCTGTAAGGGAACGAGAGATTGATGCCCAAACTTGGTCTTCTACAGAATATGTTGGTCGGACAATGGGTGGCGATGAAACAGTGTTTGGAGTCAATTTCGTAGACGGTCGAATTAAAGGCTATCCGAAATTTAAAAAAAGCACAGGTTCTGCTAATACAATGTATTTTCGACTGGTGAGGGGAAACATAGAATATGGCAAAAATAATTATGTCGATAATGGAGATGGCACGGTAAGCGACAAGGCAACAGGTTTGATGTGGCAAAAATCAGACGATGGGGTTTCGCGTGACTGGCAAGAAGCCTTGGAATACTGTGAAAGCCTTGAACTTTCGGCATATAATGATTGGCGTTTACCCAATGCCAAAGAACTACAAAGCATTGTTGATTATTCCAAATCTCCTCAAACTTCAAATACCCCTTCCATAGATGCTATTTTCAGCACCACAGAAATCGCCGACCCAGAAGGAAATACAGGACAATACCCTTTCTTTTGGACAAGTACTACACATTTAGATGGAACAAACCCCTATGCTAGTGCTGTTTATATTGCCTTCGGCGAAGGTCAAGGGCAGATGAACGGTATGCTAATGGACGTTCATGGTTCGGGCTGCCAAAGAAGCGACCCTAAAAGTGGCGACAAAAATGCCTACCCCCAGTTTTTTGGTCCTCAGGGGGATGTTCGGTATGTATATAATTTTGTAAGAGCTGTTAGGGATATTAAGTAA
- a CDS encoding enoyl-CoA hydratase-related protein has product MKSITTENNHGVVTLWLNRPEVHNAFHEEMILEIIDCLEELSQDTSCNILLIKGKGKSFCAGADLNWMRSALAYTYEQNLAESLNLSKCFQLLYSFPKPTIAVVQGAAIGGANGLLAACDFALAHDDCVFSLSEVKIGLIPACISPYVIKRVGEFNAKSLMLSGKRINGVRAERLGLVNFSGNAQEVESELTLFLNQLKTSGPQALTECKKLINEVVNNWTFEEAYSNTAKMIAETRKSEEGQEGMAAFLEKRKPKWVEKFESSRT; this is encoded by the coding sequence ATGAAAAGCATAACAACCGAAAACAACCATGGGGTTGTCACTCTTTGGCTCAACCGACCTGAGGTGCACAATGCCTTCCATGAAGAAATGATTTTGGAAATCATCGATTGCTTGGAAGAACTTTCCCAAGACACCTCGTGTAACATCTTACTTATAAAAGGGAAAGGAAAATCCTTCTGCGCTGGTGCTGATCTTAATTGGATGCGTTCGGCACTTGCTTATACTTACGAGCAAAATTTGGCAGAAAGCCTCAATCTTTCCAAGTGCTTTCAACTTCTTTACAGCTTCCCCAAACCCACCATTGCCGTGGTACAAGGAGCTGCCATTGGCGGGGCAAACGGGTTGCTTGCAGCCTGTGATTTCGCATTGGCACACGACGATTGTGTCTTTTCCTTGAGCGAAGTAAAGATTGGGCTTATCCCTGCCTGTATATCCCCCTATGTGATCAAAAGAGTCGGAGAATTCAATGCAAAATCGCTGATGCTTAGCGGAAAGAGGATCAACGGAGTAAGAGCGGAAAGACTGGGGCTTGTCAACTTTTCTGGGAATGCCCAAGAAGTAGAAAGCGAACTAACGCTATTTCTAAATCAACTAAAGACTTCTGGTCCGCAGGCTTTGACCGAGTGCAAAAAGCTGATAAACGAAGTGGTGAACAACTGGACATTTGAAGAAGCATATTCTAACACGGCAAAGATGATTGCCGAAACCCGAAAGTCGGAAGAGGGGCAAGAAGGGATGGCTGCTTTCTTAGAGAAAAGAAAACCGAAGTGGGTGGAAAAATTCGAGTCATCCCGAACTTGA
- a CDS encoding acyclic terpene utilization AtuA family protein — protein sequence MKRKVRIGNSSGFWGDEPLAMRRQVLLGKLDYLTADYLAEVSMSILAKQQLRNPQQGYVADFIEHIKLAEDALKQYFPKIITNAGGMNPIACAQALQEALHSMGFDKKVMAVTGDNLMEQIDQLQADGEQFENFETGNSFNYPLEQLVSANVYTSSQGIVEALQAGADIVIAGRASDSALTIAPCVYELDWELDDWDKLAAGMVAGHILECGSQACGGNFTDWQQVSQWTEMGYPIVEMNADGSFEVTKAEGTGGLVNQWTVKEQLIYEVSDPTNYMGPDVVADMSEISITDVGEHKVAVSGVKGKPAPQTWKVSMALRDGYKAVGQVVVGGKNALEKAELLSKIFWKRISTRFYRTATNFIGANALGNALAKEESREILLQFVAFDLERAHLQTFAKEVAGIILAGPQGVAAYGGRPKPQEVIAYWPTLLDKRNIKQILWDVPFQAKEREINSFYPHMAKEKYEQISSPHIQPDKGDFTLLTPSVELAEVSMKDLCLARSGDKGNTANLGVLARSEAIFDFLKKHLKTDLVKQWFKDQCHGEIIRHEWESLRGFNFVLNDVLDGGGTKSSRLDPQGKMIAAAFLAQKVFVPRKLIP from the coding sequence ATGAAAAGAAAAGTCCGAATAGGAAACAGCAGCGGTTTTTGGGGCGATGAGCCGTTGGCTATGCGAAGGCAGGTACTCCTTGGTAAGCTCGATTACCTCACGGCAGATTATCTTGCCGAGGTGAGCATGAGCATTTTGGCAAAGCAACAACTACGAAATCCGCAACAGGGATATGTTGCCGACTTCATCGAGCATATCAAATTAGCCGAAGATGCACTGAAACAATATTTCCCAAAGATCATCACCAATGCAGGTGGGATGAACCCTATCGCTTGCGCCCAAGCTTTGCAAGAAGCCCTACACAGCATGGGGTTCGACAAAAAAGTGATGGCGGTTACAGGCGATAACCTCATGGAGCAGATCGATCAACTGCAAGCAGATGGAGAGCAATTTGAGAACTTTGAAACGGGCAACTCTTTTAACTATCCGCTTGAACAATTGGTCAGTGCCAATGTATATACCAGTTCCCAAGGCATAGTGGAAGCGTTGCAAGCAGGAGCTGATATCGTGATTGCGGGAAGGGCTTCGGACAGTGCGCTCACCATCGCCCCTTGCGTGTATGAACTGGATTGGGAGCTGGATGATTGGGATAAACTTGCTGCGGGGATGGTGGCAGGGCATATTTTGGAATGCGGCTCTCAAGCTTGCGGAGGGAATTTCACCGATTGGCAACAGGTGAGTCAATGGACGGAAATGGGCTACCCAATAGTGGAAATGAACGCCGATGGATCGTTTGAAGTTACCAAAGCTGAGGGAACAGGCGGGCTAGTGAACCAATGGACGGTGAAGGAACAGTTGATTTACGAAGTTTCTGACCCGACAAACTACATGGGACCAGATGTAGTTGCCGACATGAGTGAAATCTCTATCACAGATGTTGGGGAACACAAAGTAGCGGTAAGTGGAGTGAAAGGAAAACCAGCACCACAAACGTGGAAAGTATCCATGGCACTGAGGGATGGGTACAAAGCCGTTGGGCAAGTGGTGGTAGGCGGTAAAAATGCCTTGGAGAAAGCCGAGTTGCTTAGCAAAATATTTTGGAAAAGAATTTCAACTAGATTTTACAGAACAGCTACAAATTTTATTGGTGCAAATGCACTTGGCAATGCCTTGGCCAAAGAAGAAAGCAGGGAAATCCTGCTACAATTCGTCGCTTTTGATCTAGAGCGTGCCCATTTGCAGACCTTCGCCAAAGAAGTAGCAGGAATCATTTTGGCTGGACCGCAAGGCGTTGCGGCTTATGGCGGGCGACCAAAACCCCAAGAAGTGATAGCCTACTGGCCTACATTGCTTGACAAACGAAACATAAAGCAAATCCTGTGGGACGTTCCTTTCCAAGCCAAAGAGCGTGAAATCAATTCGTTCTATCCACATATGGCAAAAGAAAAATATGAGCAGATTAGCTCCCCACATATCCAACCTGACAAAGGCGACTTCACTTTGCTTACCCCATCGGTAGAGCTTGCCGAAGTCAGCATGAAAGACTTGTGCTTGGCGAGGTCTGGTGACAAAGGCAACACGGCAAACCTAGGCGTATTGGCTCGCAGCGAAGCAATATTCGATTTCTTGAAAAAGCACCTAAAAACCGACTTGGTTAAACAATGGTTTAAAGATCAGTGCCATGGAGAAATCATTCGGCATGAATGGGAAAGCCTTCGAGGGTTCAATTTTGTGCTGAACGATGTACTGGATGGCGGCGGCACAAAATCGTCGAGGCTAGATCCTCAGGGGAAAATGATTGCTGCGGCTTTCTTGGCGCAAAAAGTTTTTGTGCCGAGGAAATTGATTCCGTAG